In Nocardia sputorum, a single genomic region encodes these proteins:
- a CDS encoding ABC transporter ATP-binding protein, with translation MTVNAFELTDIVVRYGATPAVDSVSLSSAPGRLTALLGPNGAGKSSLLNVLSTASEPESGTVRVFGDDAHTAPMRARAQLGLVFQERTLDKELTVEQNLWFHARLFGMRRADAAAQIDRLLAMLELTEQRRIAVERLSGGTARRVELVRALLHRPGLLILDEPTTGLDPRSRRVFWRDLLRMRDEFGVTTIYSTHYLDEAEYADEIVIMAGGRIGRSGSPVDLKDDLRASCVRLRTHDDAAACEQLRAAGFEVVTGLTELEIRCAEPDRRVADIVRVLHLPILSVTVHNPSMDDVYVAATTHPGKDMP, from the coding sequence ATGACGGTCAACGCCTTCGAACTCACCGATATCGTCGTGCGGTACGGCGCCACGCCGGCCGTCGACTCGGTGTCGCTGAGCTCGGCCCCCGGCCGCCTGACCGCACTGCTCGGGCCGAATGGCGCGGGCAAATCCAGCCTGCTCAATGTGCTGTCGACCGCGTCCGAACCCGAATCCGGGACCGTGCGTGTCTTCGGCGACGACGCGCACACCGCTCCAATGCGTGCCCGCGCCCAGCTCGGGCTGGTGTTCCAGGAACGGACGCTGGACAAAGAACTCACCGTCGAGCAGAACCTGTGGTTTCACGCCCGCCTCTTCGGTATGCGCCGCGCCGACGCCGCCGCGCAGATCGATCGGCTGCTGGCCATGTTGGAGCTGACCGAGCAACGGCGCATCGCGGTCGAACGCCTGTCCGGCGGAACCGCCCGGCGGGTCGAACTGGTGCGTGCCCTGTTGCATCGTCCCGGACTGCTCATCCTGGACGAGCCGACCACGGGACTCGATCCGCGGTCTCGCCGGGTCTTCTGGCGCGATCTGCTTCGCATGCGCGACGAATTCGGCGTCACCACGATCTATTCGACCCATTACTTGGACGAAGCCGAGTACGCGGACGAGATCGTGATCATGGCCGGGGGCAGAATCGGCCGATCGGGATCGCCGGTGGACCTCAAAGACGACCTGCGCGCCTCCTGTGTGCGGCTGCGGACCCACGACGACGCCGCGGCGTGCGAGCAATTGCGCGCGGCCGGATTCGAGGTGGTCACCGGGCTGACGGAGCTGGAGATCCGGTGTGCCGAGCCGGATCGGCGGGTGGCCGACATCGTGCGCGTGCTCCATCTGCCGATTCTCAGTGTGACGGTGCACAACCCGTCGATGGACGATGTCTACGTCGCCGCGACGACACATCCCGGGAAGGACATGCCGTGA
- a CDS encoding ABC transporter permease, producing the protein MTASQALSAHPPERVMVGSIRAVAVIAHRDLHRQIRRPGLLISNAAQLLFFIVIYAVGFDAMVGSVGSVSFSAYILPGIIAIQVATIGIATGLSYAWDREFGVLREMTVAPVPRMCLPLGKVVSTGVVVGTQSLLLLLCAPAFGLAPTSAQIAAAAAIYLVGSAVFSLLGLFLATALRQIQTLQAGVQVTMLPMLFLSGSVFQPEGVPSWLSVLIRLNPLTYLVDLSRQILVGRPGLAPMGVDVLVLVCLALFFTAGIRLRIGR; encoded by the coding sequence GTGACCGCATCGCAGGCGCTGAGCGCCCATCCTCCGGAACGCGTCATGGTCGGCAGCATCCGGGCCGTCGCGGTGATCGCGCACCGGGACCTGCATCGCCAGATCCGTCGCCCGGGACTGCTGATCAGCAACGCCGCCCAGTTGCTGTTCTTCATCGTCATCTATGCCGTCGGTTTCGACGCCATGGTCGGCAGCGTGGGCTCGGTCTCCTTCAGCGCCTATATCCTGCCCGGCATCATCGCCATTCAAGTGGCGACGATCGGCATCGCCACCGGATTGTCGTACGCGTGGGATCGAGAGTTCGGTGTGCTGCGCGAGATGACCGTCGCGCCGGTACCCCGGATGTGTCTGCCGCTGGGCAAGGTCGTCAGTACGGGTGTCGTCGTCGGGACGCAGAGCTTGCTGTTGTTGTTGTGCGCACCGGCATTCGGATTGGCGCCGACATCGGCGCAGATCGCCGCGGCCGCGGCGATCTACCTGGTCGGGTCGGCGGTCTTCAGCCTGCTGGGACTGTTCCTGGCCACCGCGTTGCGACAGATCCAGACATTGCAGGCCGGCGTCCAGGTCACGATGCTGCCGATGCTGTTTCTCTCGGGCTCGGTGTTCCAGCCCGAGGGGGTTCCGTCCTGGCTCTCCGTGCTGATTCGCCTCAATCCGCTCACCTATCTGGTCGATCTGAGCAGACAGATTTTGGTCGGCCGGCCAGGCCTGGCGCCGATGGGCGTGGACGTGCTGGTCCTCGTGTGCCTGGCGTTGTTCTTCACCGCGGGGATCCGCCTCAGGATCGGACGATGA
- a CDS encoding DUF6895 family protein, protein MTPATGLHPSEDQRGRVHGFPIWPAVAVVDHETSAPMLEAVLDWLAANLRWFDPAHWDRFLPARQFPEGAALELLVLCRVLRRGRWRDHPLVDGATELARTLAAAAAFHDALGRADEKFPYRAYLVALLADLGCPVPNADERVRTVLATGSGGWNGAWRPPLTRLELRYALELGRFPHTLPPVAELVEATITAAEPDPIYLRDDEVYALTHVVFYATDFAARPMRSAPALVATMRILLGTYLAAGDMDLAGELLLCLLAVAPDDCAITAHGWRTLTRRRLACGAVPGPLFDPIRLSGLSGPVAEAYTFGTCHHTTMVAAMAAAERERHPAR, encoded by the coding sequence ATGACGCCGGCGACCGGCCTTCATCCCAGCGAGGACCAGCGCGGCCGGGTACACGGCTTTCCGATATGGCCCGCGGTGGCGGTAGTCGATCACGAAACGAGCGCCCCGATGCTGGAAGCGGTGCTGGACTGGCTCGCCGCGAACCTACGCTGGTTCGATCCAGCACACTGGGATCGGTTCCTGCCGGCGCGGCAGTTCCCGGAGGGCGCCGCGCTCGAACTGCTGGTGCTGTGCCGTGTGCTGCGCCGTGGGCGATGGCGCGATCATCCGCTCGTCGACGGCGCGACCGAACTCGCGCGCACGCTGGCGGCAGCCGCCGCCTTCCACGACGCACTGGGGCGCGCCGACGAGAAGTTCCCGTATCGCGCCTACTTGGTGGCGTTGCTCGCCGATCTCGGCTGTCCCGTACCGAATGCCGACGAGCGGGTGCGCACGGTGCTCGCGACAGGTAGCGGCGGATGGAACGGCGCCTGGCGCCCCCCGCTCACCCGGCTGGAGCTGCGGTACGCACTCGAGCTCGGCCGGTTCCCGCATACCCTGCCGCCAGTGGCCGAGTTGGTCGAGGCGACCATCACCGCTGCGGAGCCCGACCCGATCTACCTACGCGACGACGAGGTCTACGCGCTCACCCACGTCGTCTTCTATGCCACGGATTTCGCCGCCCGGCCGATGCGTAGCGCACCGGCGCTCGTAGCGACGATGCGGATCCTGCTCGGAACCTACCTCGCGGCCGGGGACATGGACTTGGCGGGCGAACTGCTGCTGTGCCTGCTGGCGGTGGCGCCGGACGACTGCGCGATCACCGCGCACGGATGGCGAACGCTGACTCGCCGCAGACTGGCCTGCGGCGCGGTGCCGGGCCCCCTGTTCGACCCGATCCGGCTGTCGGGACTGAGCGGCCCGGTGGCCGAGGCATACACGTTCGGAACATGCCACCACACGACAATGGTTGCGGCGATGGCGGCGGCGGAGCGAGAACGGCATCCTGCTCGATGA
- a CDS encoding ABC transporter ATP-binding protein, giving the protein MFALEVAQLHKHYGKHHALDGVDLSVRAGEVYGLLGPNGAGKSTVMKTVLGLQRPTSGVIRLFGQPYDRARLVDVGALIETPGLWPKLDAVTHLRIHARLRGVPEEWIDETLAVVQLSEVRTRKVQAYSLGMRWRLGIAIALLARPKLLLLDEPTNGLDPVGIREMRELIRALAAGGTTVFLSSHQLSEIAHVCDRVAVLVAGKTRYEGTVQGIAGDGDLEEGFFRILESCGSKIR; this is encoded by the coding sequence GTGTTCGCTTTGGAAGTGGCGCAGCTGCACAAGCATTACGGGAAACACCACGCGCTGGACGGGGTCGATCTGTCGGTCCGCGCGGGAGAGGTCTACGGGCTGCTCGGCCCGAACGGCGCGGGCAAGTCCACGGTGATGAAAACCGTGCTGGGCCTGCAACGGCCGACCAGCGGTGTCATCCGGTTGTTCGGTCAGCCGTATGATCGGGCGCGGTTGGTCGATGTCGGCGCGTTGATCGAGACACCGGGATTGTGGCCGAAATTGGACGCGGTGACGCACCTGCGCATTCACGCCCGACTGCGCGGGGTGCCCGAGGAGTGGATCGATGAGACCTTGGCCGTCGTGCAGTTGAGTGAGGTGCGCACGCGCAAGGTGCAGGCATACTCCCTCGGCATGCGCTGGCGTCTCGGTATCGCGATCGCGTTGCTGGCGCGACCGAAACTCCTGCTGCTGGACGAGCCGACCAACGGCCTCGATCCGGTGGGCATCCGGGAGATGCGAGAACTCATTCGCGCACTGGCCGCGGGGGGAACGACGGTTTTCCTCTCCAGTCACCAGCTGTCGGAGATCGCTCACGTGTGTGACCGGGTCGCGGTTCTGGTCGCCGGGAAGACGCGATACGAGGGCACCGTTCAGGGCATCGCGGGCGACGGCGATCTCGAGGAGGGGTTCTTCCGCATCCTGGAATCCTGCGGCTCGAAGATCCGCTGA
- a CDS encoding ABC transporter permease produces the protein MAATAARYGPELRPRRDQPSLWDVTATELSRMRRGFIGWFAVLVPVVITVPLYPMSLASPEGRSGHTWTVFRDVVLEGWGALIPMTAALLAALSVRADQDAWRLLFSYAVPRNKYLLGKYLGLAALTAVSTTLLALLLSIGAALSGRFATSFATIVAASYLPWLAGLGTAAVALVVSVVWGLGPTIATGVVGMMCGMLIADKSWWMAVPFAWPMRVILPLAGIGPNGVPLPADSPVRDHGVILPAIALSIGLAAVVLALGSLHMTRKEI, from the coding sequence ATGGCCGCCACCGCAGCACGCTATGGGCCTGAGCTTCGCCCACGGCGCGACCAGCCGAGTTTGTGGGACGTCACGGCGACAGAGCTGTCGAGGATGCGTCGCGGCTTCATCGGCTGGTTCGCCGTTCTGGTACCCGTCGTCATCACGGTTCCGCTCTACCCGATGTCGCTGGCCTCGCCCGAAGGCCGATCGGGACATACCTGGACGGTGTTCCGCGACGTGGTGCTGGAGGGCTGGGGAGCCCTGATCCCGATGACGGCCGCGTTGCTGGCCGCCCTCTCGGTGCGGGCCGATCAGGACGCCTGGCGGTTGCTCTTCTCCTATGCCGTGCCCCGCAACAAATATCTGCTCGGCAAGTATCTCGGACTGGCCGCGCTGACCGCGGTGTCCACCACCCTGCTCGCGCTGCTGCTCAGCATCGGGGCAGCGTTGAGCGGCCGGTTCGCGACCAGCTTCGCGACGATCGTCGCCGCGTCCTACCTGCCGTGGCTGGCCGGGTTGGGTACCGCGGCGGTGGCGCTGGTCGTCTCGGTGGTGTGGGGCCTGGGCCCCACCATCGCGACCGGTGTCGTCGGCATGATGTGCGGCATGCTCATCGCGGATAAGAGCTGGTGGATGGCGGTGCCGTTCGCCTGGCCCATGCGCGTGATCCTGCCGTTGGCAGGTATCGGTCCCAATGGCGTTCCACTACCGGCCGACAGCCCGGTCCGGGATCACGGTGTCATCCTGCCTGCCATCGCGCTTTCGATCGGGCTCGCGGCGGTGGTCCTGGCTCTGGGTTCGCTCCATATGACGCGCAAGGAGATCTGA
- a CDS encoding DUF2283 domain-containing protein: MKLDYLDYLTWDEQHNIAYLAFRQNSPEARHAARTLRVHDQDSGEIVAALDFGDDGELIGIELLNANVQLSAALKRKARAGDGD; encoded by the coding sequence ATGAAACTCGACTATCTCGACTACCTGACCTGGGACGAACAGCACAACATCGCCTATCTGGCGTTCCGGCAGAACAGCCCGGAAGCCCGCCACGCCGCTCGCACCCTGCGAGTGCACGACCAGGACAGCGGCGAGATCGTCGCCGCCCTCGACTTCGGCGACGACGGCGAACTCATCGGCATCGAGTTGCTGAACGCGAACGTCCAGCTCAGCGCGGCGCTGAAGCGGAAGGCCCGCGCCGGGGACGGTGACTGA
- a CDS encoding M13 family metallopeptidase: MVLSNPTRNVSRRTALRTLGALAAGGLSSACRAATPPGALDPVGLDEAVRPQDDLYRHVNGKWLRDFRLPPDQLVCSPMTEAMRRVEQQLSAIIQTIREPRPGTPEQQVHDLYAACLNTAAVERLGTTPLADLFAAIDAAAAESELASVMGMLPIPGVISLYVDVDSRDAHRYVATLAQSGLGMDSQYYRNPEFAAHRDAYRAFLERITAVAHFADPAGMSGRVFELERQLAAVHWDAVRDQDATATNNLMTWSELRGLAPEFDFDAWRAGRTSQPPELFAHVVVRQPDFVTAVGRLWAEVDIAHWRDYLRSSLLLEFSRFLPFGISEANFEFRRKFLGGAIRPAEPWQRAVATVNAELGGPLERLYVAKHFPAAAEGQLRELVDDLLAAYRAALLGSSWLSQSTRAAAVAKLDRITMLIGAPRHRPDCSGVSIDPDKLIDSLRSIRALARRREFDRLAAAVDRTEWTTTAQTVNAFYNRSSNQVVFPAAFLQPPYFDKDADPAVNYGAIGAIIGHEIGHAFDDQGARYDGDGRLRDWWTPEDRAAFDAKTEQLVHQYDSLVPEGFDATHRVNGQLTVSENLADLRGLQVAVAAYRRAALRRGTEPDFRTLFLSWARCWRVKQTQQFAAAALAANSHAPSEFRANQVVRNISEFYSAFDVTERDRMFLAPEQRVVL; this comes from the coding sequence ATGGTGCTGTCGAATCCGACCCGAAACGTGAGCCGGCGTACCGCGCTCCGCACGCTCGGAGCACTTGCCGCCGGGGGTCTTTCGTCCGCGTGTCGTGCGGCCACCCCACCCGGCGCCCTGGATCCGGTCGGCCTCGACGAGGCCGTCCGCCCCCAGGACGATCTGTACCGGCATGTCAACGGGAAATGGCTGCGCGACTTTCGGCTGCCTCCCGACCAACTGGTGTGTAGCCCCATGACCGAGGCGATGCGACGCGTCGAACAGCAGCTCTCGGCCATCATCCAGACAATCCGCGAACCCAGGCCCGGCACGCCCGAACAGCAGGTGCACGACCTGTATGCGGCCTGCTTGAACACCGCGGCCGTCGAACGGCTGGGCACGACTCCGCTGGCCGACCTCTTCGCGGCGATCGACGCGGCCGCGGCCGAATCCGAATTGGCGAGCGTCATGGGCATGCTGCCGATTCCCGGGGTCATCTCACTGTATGTCGACGTCGACTCCAGGGATGCGCACCGGTACGTCGCCACTCTCGCGCAATCCGGTCTCGGAATGGACAGTCAGTACTACCGGAACCCCGAATTCGCCGCCCACCGTGACGCATATCGGGCATTCCTGGAGCGCATCACGGCCGTCGCGCACTTCGCGGATCCGGCCGGTATGTCCGGCCGAGTGTTCGAACTCGAGCGACAGCTCGCCGCCGTGCACTGGGACGCCGTGCGAGATCAGGACGCCACGGCTACCAACAACCTGATGACCTGGAGCGAGTTGCGCGGACTCGCACCGGAGTTCGACTTCGACGCCTGGCGCGCGGGGCGAACTTCGCAGCCACCGGAACTGTTCGCCCACGTCGTGGTGCGTCAGCCCGACTTCGTCACCGCGGTCGGCCGGCTGTGGGCGGAGGTGGATATCGCGCACTGGCGAGACTATTTGCGATCGAGTCTGCTACTGGAGTTCTCCCGCTTCCTGCCCTTCGGCATCTCCGAGGCCAATTTCGAGTTCCGCCGCAAGTTCCTCGGCGGGGCGATCCGGCCGGCCGAGCCCTGGCAACGAGCGGTCGCCACGGTGAATGCCGAGCTGGGCGGTCCACTGGAAAGGCTCTATGTGGCGAAGCACTTTCCGGCCGCGGCCGAGGGCCAGCTGCGCGAGCTGGTCGACGACCTGCTCGCGGCCTACCGTGCGGCGTTACTCGGCTCGTCCTGGCTCTCACAGTCCACGCGCGCGGCCGCCGTCGCCAAGCTCGACAGGATCACGATGCTGATCGGCGCCCCGCGGCATCGGCCGGACTGTTCGGGCGTGTCGATCGATCCTGACAAATTGATCGATTCCCTCCGAAGTATCCGCGCTCTCGCCAGGCGTCGGGAGTTCGACCGGCTCGCCGCGGCGGTCGACAGAACCGAATGGACGACCACCGCGCAAACCGTCAACGCCTTCTACAACCGATCGTCGAACCAAGTCGTGTTTCCCGCCGCCTTCCTGCAGCCGCCATACTTCGACAAGGATGCGGATCCGGCGGTCAACTACGGTGCGATCGGCGCGATCATCGGGCACGAGATCGGCCATGCGTTCGACGATCAAGGCGCCCGATACGACGGCGACGGGCGGCTGCGCGACTGGTGGACTCCCGAGGACCGCGCCGCGTTCGACGCGAAGACCGAGCAATTGGTCCACCAGTACGACAGCCTCGTTCCCGAGGGCTTCGACGCCACACACCGGGTGAACGGGCAGTTGACCGTCAGCGAGAACCTGGCCGATCTCCGCGGTCTCCAGGTGGCGGTCGCCGCCTACCGGCGAGCCGCGCTGCGCCGCGGCACCGAGCCGGACTTCCGCACCCTGTTCCTGTCCTGGGCGCGGTGCTGGCGGGTAAAACAGACACAGCAGTTCGCCGCCGCGGCGCTGGCCGCGAACAGCCACGCGCCGAGTGAGTTCCGAGCCAACCAGGTTGTCCGCAACATATCGGAGTTCTACTCGGCCTTCGACGTCACAGAGCGAGATCGAATGTTCCTCGCACCAGAACAGCGGGTCGTTCTGTGA
- a CDS encoding subtype B tannase — MQRRAMLKGCAAAVAVPMFTAGCDLLDGSARAVDELAFDPGAFTTKTKTVATFERDRKVTYHFYENVVYVAKPVDKAYQSLNVSVPTEIDGAAVDAGKAPILFSNSVGGYLSSSVTSRPPDDGGDRMRNRDLALTAGYVVVEPGARGRDLVAPDGTYFGVAPAAIVDLKAAVRYLRHNAGRVPGDTDRIVATGVSAGGALSALLAVSGDSRMYDRYLAELGAADASDAVFAAAPYCPVTDLEHADMAYEWNWGANPLRSGALDAAASRELSTAFTNYQASLALQGRNGFGPLTARNYGDYLARTYLEPAATAYLTALPNADRSSYLAANSWITWAGDRAEFTWPDYLSHVGVRQKGVPAFDAFDLSSPENNEFGGGTVKARHFTLFSLRRATGDPGAQLDSDLPEKISMMNPMFFLRQRNAARAKHWWIRVGTKDTDTSLTIVGNLAASLENLGDEVDAAMYWDAGHGSNEDPEDFIAWIGKVTGYAK; from the coding sequence GTGCAGCGCAGAGCGATGCTCAAGGGATGTGCGGCGGCGGTCGCCGTGCCGATGTTCACCGCAGGCTGCGATCTGCTGGACGGCAGCGCGCGGGCGGTGGACGAATTGGCCTTCGATCCCGGCGCGTTCACGACGAAGACGAAGACCGTCGCCACCTTCGAGCGCGACAGGAAGGTGACCTACCACTTCTACGAGAACGTCGTCTATGTGGCGAAGCCGGTGGACAAGGCATATCAGAGCCTGAACGTCAGCGTGCCCACCGAAATCGACGGAGCAGCCGTCGACGCGGGCAAGGCTCCCATTCTCTTCAGCAACTCCGTCGGGGGATATCTGTCGTCGTCGGTGACGAGCCGCCCACCGGACGACGGCGGGGATCGGATGAGGAACCGGGACCTCGCCCTGACGGCGGGCTATGTCGTCGTGGAACCCGGTGCGCGCGGTCGCGACCTGGTCGCGCCGGACGGCACGTATTTCGGCGTGGCGCCCGCGGCCATCGTGGATCTGAAAGCCGCGGTGCGGTATCTGCGGCACAACGCGGGCCGCGTGCCGGGAGACACCGACCGGATCGTGGCCACCGGTGTCAGCGCGGGCGGCGCGCTGTCCGCCTTGCTCGCGGTGTCCGGGGACAGCCGGATGTACGACCGGTATCTCGCCGAACTCGGCGCGGCGGACGCGAGCGATGCCGTCTTCGCCGCCGCTCCCTACTGCCCCGTCACCGATCTCGAACACGCGGACATGGCCTACGAGTGGAATTGGGGCGCCAACCCGCTGCGCTCCGGCGCACTCGACGCCGCCGCCTCGCGCGAGCTGAGCACGGCGTTCACGAACTATCAGGCGTCGCTGGCCCTGCAGGGGCGGAACGGATTCGGACCCCTCACGGCCCGCAATTACGGCGACTACCTGGCGCGGACCTACCTCGAACCGGCCGCGACCGCCTACTTGACCGCGCTGCCGAACGCCGACCGTTCCAGCTACCTGGCGGCCAACAGCTGGATCACGTGGGCGGGCGATCGCGCCGAATTCACCTGGCCGGACTACCTCTCGCACGTCGGCGTGCGGCAGAAGGGCGTGCCCGCGTTCGACGCCTTCGACCTGTCCTCGCCCGAGAACAACGAGTTCGGCGGGGGAACCGTCAAGGCCAGGCACTTCACCCTGTTCAGTCTGCGGCGAGCGACCGGCGACCCCGGCGCGCAGCTCGACAGCGACCTGCCCGAGAAGATCAGCATGATGAACCCGATGTTCTTTCTGCGACAGCGGAATGCCGCCCGCGCGAAGCACTGGTGGATCCGCGTGGGCACCAAGGACACCGATACGTCGCTGACGATCGTCGGCAATCTCGCCGCGAGCTTGGAGAATCTGGGCGACGAGGTCGACGCCGCGATGTACTGGGACGCCGGGCACGGCAGCAACGAAGACCCCGAGGATTTCATCGCGTGGATCGGCAAGGTGACCGGCTACGCGAAGTGA